The sequence CGACGAAACTAAAAATGCCCTCGCCGCATGGGCTACCGTCACCCTGAAGAAAAATTGCGTGATCGGCGTCAGGCTGGCATGGGTGGTTTTAGTTCGCGACTTGTCAAGAGGACCTAACTTCGCTGCCTCGATCCTcacatttttctttctttttttatcgATTAGATTGTGGAGTAAAGTAATAGTTGCTTGAATTGACCTGAGGAATCCTTTTGGCATGGCTGGCATGGCTGTTCACTACGCACCCTTGtgctttttatttttatttttatttttttttccctgtgTTTGATTTATTTTTGTTTGACCATAGGCATCGTATCGTATGTCGGTAGCTTTATCGGTTCGAATGTCAATTATTGCCGAGTACCCTGAGACGTCTCTATAATGATGTTCCTAATGAGCAATGAAACTGCTGCTGATACGGTTCCATACGAAGCGCAGGCTGGGCGTTCTGCTTGATGCAGCAACTGTGAGAACCTTGTCTCTTGGAGCGGGCGCATCGGCTCTGAGATAAGGCTGCCGCGTCATAGCTGGTCaattggggggggggggggtggtgTTCAGATCGCTGCCAGCTGAAGGGTCATAGTAAGAACAAGTCTGGAAGCGACAAAGGATCTAGACAGGTTCCTGAGAAGTAGACAAGGGGTGAACTATTTTAATTTATGCTATGGTGCAACTATGTAACATGGGTTGCTGAGGGTGTGAATAATCTATTTGATAGAAACATTTGAAGCAATCAGACTCAGGGGTAGTCgcaaaagaagaagaataagaagaatgagaagaagtaaaaagaagaagctgaagaagaagaagaagaagaagaaaagaagaaagaaaaaagacaGAACGAAACAACAGGAGATCTATAACGCCGATTCCGCAGGAGCAAATCATGATAGTAAACATGTAAAAACACAGGGAAATTCCATAAAGCACATTTGCACATGACCCAACCGCCGCTTCAACTACGCCTTGTCCGCGCCTTGAAGAGCTTGGTCCAGTGCTTCCTGCTGCCTCTTCATCTCTTGTTCTCGAAGGAACTGTGCGTACTTCGATCGGGGGTTGTGGATGCCGCATTCCGTCTTGGCCTGACCCTTCCATCGACCGGCACGCTCGTCTTCGCCCTCTTTCACGGGTTGTGTCGAGTGCCAGTCTCCGACGCTCTTGTAGCCCCGGTCGAGAAGTTCGTTGTACGGAACATTGTGGGTGGTGATGTAGTCCTTGACTTGCTGGAAGCCCCAGTTGGCAAACGGATTGATTTTGATAAGGCCAGCCTCATCAACCTCGACGATATTAAGGTCACCGCGCTTTCCTCCTTGGCTTCGACGACGGCCAGTAAGCACTGCGCTTACTTGGAGTTCCCGATAGGCACGCTGGGCCGGTTCGACTTTGGCGAGCCAGTCGTACAGCTGGTCGTTGGTCTCCCACAGTCGGTCTCCGTATTTCGCAGCAAATTCATCAGCAGTTTCGGCGCCCTGTGGCTTGTAGACATGAATGCTAAGGCTTGGATATCGCTTCCGGACCCGCTCAACCAGAGCAAGAGTTTCGGGGAAGTGATAGAGTGTGTCGAGAAAGATCAGATCAACAACCTGCGGTCTGGGAACATCGAGTTTTGAGAGCATATCAATTGTGACCAGACCAGTCAGTCCAAAGGCGGTGGTTTGATAGAGTCCCGGAAGGCTGGTGATGCACCATCTCAAGACATCTAACGAGGAAAGTCAATAGAGGGCCCAGTTTACCATTGGGAGACACCCGCCGAGGGCCAAAAGAAATAGACGGCTCATACCTTGGGGTTCGAGAAACTGAAGCTGCCTGTTCAAGAACTTCAAATGGGGCTTCGTGAAGACGAGGTCCGGAAGACTAGGCTGGCTCGAGTCACCACTGACATAACCAGACTCTGCTTCTTTGATATCGCAGGTGTCCGTGTCCGAGGGGTACGTGGAGTGGACAGAGGCAGGCATGATGAATCCAACGGCAGACGAGAAGAGGCTGAACAGTCTGCCGAAGGGGtgggaggagatgagggaaGTTTGGGCGTTGGACTGAATCTTGGCGGTGTTATGGGCGAACCAAAGGACCGAAGCCTCTGGTTCTTTACTGACTAGAGAAAGGGTTTGGGGATGGGGATAGAGTGGAGATTGGCCACTTGTGACAGAAAGTAAAATCTAGGCAAAGCAGGCAAGACAAAGAAAAggagggagaaaaaacaGTTTGTAGAGGCACGGAAGGACAGGAAGTGCGCTCTACTTCAATGATTTCATGCACAATTCAGGATATCAGGGAAGGGGGACTTGGTGATTACCAATCACGCAATCTGTGACCCTCCTGTAAAGACACCTTCCTGGGAGGCAGTATTAATCTTACACAATCCCCTGAATCCT is a genomic window of Coccidioides posadasii str. Silveira chromosome 3, complete sequence containing:
- a CDS encoding uncharacterized protein (EggNog:ENOG410PI92~COG:E) translates to MPASVHSTYPSDTDTCDIKEAESGYVSGDSSQPSLPDLVFTKPHLKFLNRQLQFLEPQDVLRWCITSLPGLYQTTAFGLTGLVTIDMLSKLDVPRPQVVDLIFLDTLYHFPETLALVERVRKRYPSLSIHVYKPQGAETADEFAAKYGDRLWETNDQLYDWLAKVEPAQRAYRELQVSAVLTGRRRSQGGKRGDLNIVEVDEAGLIKINPFANWGFQQVKDYITTHNVPYNELLDRGYKSVGDWHSTQPVKEGEDERAGRWKGQAKTECGIHNPRSKYAQFLREQEMKRQQEALDQALQGADKA